In Candidatus Zixiibacteriota bacterium, the genomic window CTGATCGATAGATACGTGAGGATGCTTGGTCTTACGATTCGGTCGCACCGGCGCGATCAGTCTGGTAGGTCGGGTTCCGAGCGTTAACCATTCGTGCGAGAAACCCGACATCGCGCTTTCTAAATCACACCTTAAAAGGTTTTCATCCCACCCGGAGGGTGAGCCACCTATGTGTGCGCAGTCGCGCGGACAAAATCCTCGCGTACGGGATGAAAGATGTCGATCACGTAACACCGCTTGATCGCCCGCGCTCCGTGCGGTGTCATCGGCGGCAACACGAACGGATGCCCCGCGGTCAGTCGATAAGGTATACCCTCGACTGTCAACTCCATCTCTCCTTCAATCACATCCACTATCTGCTCGTTGTGATGCGAGTGCACCGGCAGCACCGCGCCATCGTCCAAAATGACATGCGCCACGCTGACATTGCCGGTACTCACCACCCTCGCGCGAATACCCTTGGTGAGTTCAAGCTCTTTGACGGACTGAAGATCGATAAGTGGCATAGTTAGTGTCTCCTATGGGCCATTAACTTCCTCGTGAATGTTCTGCGAACCGACTCCTTACGCCAAGTTACGCCACGACCGGTAAACTCACAAGGGCCACTGATTCTGCGCAACAAATATAAGACATCTTATAAGACCGTGTTAGTCTGGTTATTTGTACTGATCGAGTATGTTATTGTGCTGCTTGTGGATAGCTTATTGCGCTCAGACGGCCCTGTGCTCGACTTTGTGAAAATTTTCCTAAATTCCTGTTGACCGTCGCCGACATATAGGTATATTTCTCCAAATTCAGAAAATTCAGAAATGTCATAAATGGACCGACCAGACCCTAACAAGGACTACCTGACCACCACTCAGGCGGCACGCCTGCTGGCGGTCTCACCCGATACGGTGCTCAAGTGGGTCCGGGCTGGGAAGGTCAAGTCATACCGCACCCTGGGCGGGCACTTTCGCATCCCGACTGGCGAATTAGGTGTTCTTGGCACCACCAAGTCTGCGCACCTTGGCGCCGTTGAAGAAACTACGCCCGTCATGCATCAGTACTGCTGGGAGTTTCTGGCGGCGGGCGGCGAGATCAAGCCCGAATGCCGTGACTGCATCACCTTTCGATCGCGAGCCCGCCGCTGCTATGAGCTCAAAGAGCTCCCAGGCGGGCTGGGCTGTCTCAACCTGATGTGCGATACGTCCTGCACCGACTGCGAATACTACAAGCTGGTCCACGGCCAGGGGCTGAACGTGCTGATTCTCACCGGATCGAGTTCCATTCTGAAGAGCCAGGAGAAAGTGGAGCAGGTCGAAGGGCTCAGGGTGAAGTTTTGTGTCAGCGAGTACGACGCGGCTGTCGCCATTCAGTACTTCCGGCCCGACTATGTCGTGGTAGATTGCGCGTTCGGCAAGAAACGCACCGGCAGCATCTGCAACAGCTTATTTGGCGACATTCGCATTCCGGTGGCGCGGATAATTCTCTCATCACGCAGTCGCGATATCGACGATTACTGCGATCGCGAAGTTTTCGGCTGGATTCGCAAGCCGTTCGATCTCGAACAGCTCAGGCAGTGCATCCGCGGGGTTCCGTCAATGGCTGATAATCAGTGAGGATATGTATTTGCGAGGTTGTTGGCATGGCTGATCAAGTCAAAGTGAGTAGTGAAGCGACACCGGCAGTGGATCGCACTCAGGGTGACGCGTCGGATACACTCAAGATCAAGAAGACCACATTGCGCCTGGTGAAAGGGGATATCACCGTCCAGGCGATCGAGTCGTTCGTGTACTATGCCCGGCCTGATCTGGCGCTCGGCTCCGGGTTCGGGACCGCAATCGCCCAGCGCGGCGGCCCGGCTGTGCAGGAGGAACTCAATGGTCTCGGGCCGCTGGCGACGGGCGACGTTGTCATCACCGCCGCCGGTGACATGAAGGCAGAGTACATCATTCATGCGGTGGGTCCCCGGTTTCAAGAGGAGGATCTGGAAGCGAAACTCAAACTGACTGTCCAGAACTGCCTGGTGAAAGCAGAGGAAAAGGGAATTCGGGCGATTGCCTTTCCCCCGATGGGGGCCGGGTTTTACGGCGTGCCGCTCGATCTCAGCGCTCGTATCACCCTGGGCGTGATCGGCGATTATCTGATGCGCCAGACCGGCATCACCGACGTCGTCGTGTGCCTGTTCGACAACCGTGAGTACCTGCCGTTCCAGAAACAACTGGCGGCAATAGCCGCGCAGAGAGGGAGGTAGGACAATGAGCCTGGAATTCGTTCGCGGTACGCTTCATGATGCGGCTCTTTGTTTCATGGCTGTAGTCTACATTATTCGAGTTTACTGGCTGACCCGTTTTCCGGCGGGGATGGAGCGCCAGGCGCCGACCAGCGCGGGAAGCGCCAAACCCCGCAAGAGCATTGTCTATTCGTGGGCCAATGTCGCGATGCCGTGGGCAATGGAATCGACTCGAACCAAGTTCTTTCTCTATCTCCAGTTCGTGGTCTTCCATCTGGGTGTGACCGCGGCAATAGCGCTCATGTTTTCGATATCGTTTTACTTCAAAGGCGGCCCGCTGCCGCCCACACTGGCGACTATTTTTAGGATTGTCATCGGCGCGGCTTTTGTCGTCGGCTTGCTCCGGATCATTCGACGAATCAGCAATATCTACGTGCGGGCAATCAGCTCCCCCGATGACCATTTCGCGGTCTGGCTTCTGACAGCCTGGTTCGGACTGGGTGTTCTGGCAGCGCCCAACGACTACAGCAACGGCGACTGGCAGGCATACGCGTTCTTCCTGATGGGGTCGTTCTTCCTTGTTTATGTCCCCTTCTCGAAAATCTCACACTACCTGTATTACCCGTTTACGCGGTATTACTTAGGCAAAACCCTTGGCCGCCGCGGCGTATTCCCGATCAGGCGGGCGGCCCCGCAGCGATAGAGGATGTAACTGATGGAAACCACGCTGACAACAAGATCACACAAAGCTGAAATCGTTATCGAGCGCCTGGGCAAGAAGCTCAATCGCCAGATTGTCGGTTCGCTGCTGGGCTGTGTTCACTGCGGCAACTGTATCGAGTCTTGTCATTATGTATTGGCGAATCCGGGCGATCCCACCTACGCGCCCGCCTGGAAGGGCGACCAGTTACGGCGCATTTTCAAGCGCCACTACGACTGGACCGGCCGGATGTTCCCCTGGTGGGTGCACGCGAAAAGCCTCTATACCGATCAGGATCTCGAAGACCTCAAAGACATCGTGTTCGGCAAGTGCACGAATTGTCGTCGCTGCACGATCAACTGCCCCATGGGTGTCGACCTGCCCACGTTTAACCGTATGGCGCGCGGCCTGCTGGTTTCGGTCGGCGTGATGCCCGAGGGCGTGGCGGTAGTCAGCAAGGATCAGTGGGAAATCGGCAACCAAATGGGGGTGTTGAAAGAGGACTATGTCGACACCCTGCAATGGTTGACCGACGAGATGCGCATGGAATACGGAGAAAACTACCCGGGTATCCCGATCGACAAGCAGGACGCCAATGTCGTTTACTCGATCAATCCGCGCGAGGTGAAGTACGATCCGAGGACTATCTCCGATGCGGCGATGATTTTCAACGCCGCCGGCGAGGACTGGACTATGCCGTCGGAGGGCTGGGACATGACCAATTTCGGTTTGTTCTCCGGCGACGACGATTTGGGTGGGGCCTGCTCGCGCCGGTTGTTCGAGAAAGTACAGGAGCTGGGCGGCCGGACACTGGTTATCTCAGAATGCGGTCACGGCTACCGCTCCACTCGCTGCGAGGGGCAGAACTGGGCGAAGATGGATGTCGATTTCAGGATGGAGAGCTCTATCGAGACCATGCTTCGCTATATCAGGGAGGGGCGAATCAAAGTCGACAAGACCAGGAACGACATCCCGGTTACCTTTCACGACTCCTGCAACTACGCCCGCGGCTGCGGCGTGACCGAGGAGCCGCGCGAACTGCTGCAGCTCATCTGCTCCGACTTTCGTGAAATGTATCCCAATCGGGCCGAGAATTACTGCTGTACCGGCGGCGGCGGGGCGATGTCGATGTCCGAGTACACGCCCCGACGCTTGAAGTCCGCGAAGATTAAAGCCGATCAGCTTAAGGCAACCGGCGCCAAGATTGTCGTGACTACCTGCCATAACTGTGTCGACGGCTTGGCCGATCTGATCAAACACTACAAGCTGGACATGAAAGTCACACAGTTGGTCAACCTGTGCGCCAACGCCCTAGTGTGGAAACCGGAGGTAGTGGCCGTTCCTGCCGAGGTAGTACCGGTAGCAGCAGTTGCTGCGAGCCTGGCCGGTTATCGCATACTTGTCGCCGATGATGAGCCGGACTTCGTGACGTTTGTATCAACGGTGCTGGAAGATCACGGCGCCACAGTGATTTCCGCCAGCGACGGCAACCGGGCGTTCGAGCTTGCCCGCTCCGAGAAACCGGATCTAATCACGCTCGATATCTCCATGCCCGGTAAATCCGGTATCGAAGTATTCGAGCTGCTGAGACACACTCCGGAGACTAAGCAGATTCCTGTTTGCATTATCACTGGCAAGCCGGAGATGCGGAAATTGATATACGATCGTCCTGTCCCGCCGCCTGAAGGGTACCTCGACAAGCCGGTAGACGATGAGACGATCCTGTTCAACGTGCGCAAGACGCTCAAGATCGAGCACGTGGCATAGCGCGCGAGCGTGACTGCCCGGCAGAGGTGGCCTGCATGGAAAACCAGCGACGTCGGTACAGTGATAAAGTCTTCGATGCCCTGCCCGGTTATCTGACCGTGCAGGATCGGAATTTTCGCATAGTCGCCGCCAACGAGTCGTTTCGATCCGATTTCGGCGATTACCAGGGTCGCTTCTGCTACCAGGTTTACAAGCAGCGGCCCGAGCCATGCGAGGATTGCCCGGTGGCACGCACGTTCCACGACGGACAAAAACATCGGAGCGAGGAGCTGGTAAGAACGCTCGACGGCCGTGCGGTCTCGGTGCTGGTTTACACGACCCCGATTCTCGGGGAAAACGGCGAGGTCGCCGAGGTAATCGAGATGTCAACCGATGTCACGGAGTTGAAGAACCTGCAAAAGCAGCTTCGGGACAGCCAGCGCAAGTACCGCCAGTTGTTCGAGGATGTGCCCTGCTTTATCTCGATTCAGGATCGCGAACTGAATATTGTCGACGCTAACCGGCTACATCGGGAGACGTTTGGTGTCGGCTATGGCCGCAAGTGCTACGATGTGTACAAGCACCGCACCAAAGAGTGCGTGCCGTGCACGGTACAGCAGACCTTCCGTGACGGCCTCACCC contains:
- a CDS encoding response regulator; the encoded protein is METTLTTRSHKAEIVIERLGKKLNRQIVGSLLGCVHCGNCIESCHYVLANPGDPTYAPAWKGDQLRRIFKRHYDWTGRMFPWWVHAKSLYTDQDLEDLKDIVFGKCTNCRRCTINCPMGVDLPTFNRMARGLLVSVGVMPEGVAVVSKDQWEIGNQMGVLKEDYVDTLQWLTDEMRMEYGENYPGIPIDKQDANVVYSINPREVKYDPRTISDAAMIFNAAGEDWTMPSEGWDMTNFGLFSGDDDLGGACSRRLFEKVQELGGRTLVISECGHGYRSTRCEGQNWAKMDVDFRMESSIETMLRYIREGRIKVDKTRNDIPVTFHDSCNYARGCGVTEEPRELLQLICSDFREMYPNRAENYCCTGGGGAMSMSEYTPRRLKSAKIKADQLKATGAKIVVTTCHNCVDGLADLIKHYKLDMKVTQLVNLCANALVWKPEVVAVPAEVVPVAAVAASLAGYRILVADDEPDFVTFVSTVLEDHGATVISASDGNRAFELARSEKPDLITLDISMPGKSGIEVFELLRHTPETKQIPVCIITGKPEMRKLIYDRPVPPPEGYLDKPVDDETILFNVRKTLKIEHVA
- a CDS encoding macro domain-containing protein, translating into MADQVKVSSEATPAVDRTQGDASDTLKIKKTTLRLVKGDITVQAIESFVYYARPDLALGSGFGTAIAQRGGPAVQEELNGLGPLATGDVVITAAGDMKAEYIIHAVGPRFQEEDLEAKLKLTVQNCLVKAEEKGIRAIAFPPMGAGFYGVPLDLSARITLGVIGDYLMRQTGITDVVVCLFDNREYLPFQKQLAAIAAQRGR
- a CDS encoding cupin domain-containing protein, producing MPLIDLQSVKELELTKGIRARVVSTGNVSVAHVILDDGAVLPVHSHHNEQIVDVIEGEMELTVEGIPYRLTAGHPFVLPPMTPHGARAIKRCYVIDIFHPVREDFVRATAHT
- a CDS encoding helix-turn-helix domain-containing protein; this translates as MDRPDPNKDYLTTTQAARLLAVSPDTVLKWVRAGKVKSYRTLGGHFRIPTGELGVLGTTKSAHLGAVEETTPVMHQYCWEFLAAGGEIKPECRDCITFRSRARRCYELKELPGGLGCLNLMCDTSCTDCEYYKLVHGQGLNVLILTGSSSILKSQEKVEQVEGLRVKFCVSEYDAAVAIQYFRPDYVVVDCAFGKKRTGSICNSLFGDIRIPVARIILSSRSRDIDDYCDREVFGWIRKPFDLEQLRQCIRGVPSMADNQ